Proteins encoded in a region of the Prunus persica cultivar Lovell chromosome G4, Prunus_persica_NCBIv2, whole genome shotgun sequence genome:
- the LOC18781410 gene encoding polyphenol oxidase, chloroplastic, which yields MATAPSPTTMGTYSSLISTNSFSTFLPNKSQLSLSGKSKHYVARRSSISCKATNNNSSNNQNEQQEESSRLLGKLDRRNILIGLGGLYGATTLDPKPFAFADPIAPPDLTKCQLAEITTGGETVPCCPPVTTKIKTFKPDLSIPLRTRPAAQQVTDEYLAKFKKAQAAMRALPDDDPRSMVQQAKVHCAYCNGAYPQVGFPDNDLQVHFSWLFFPFHRMYLYFYERILGKLIDDPTFALPYWNWDSPAGFPIPDIYTDTSSPLYDQYRNSDHQPPVLVDLGYGKTNDDVDDQTRIDENLAIMYRQMVSGAKTPDLFFGHAYRAGDLNTKKYPGTIENMPHNNIHLWVGDPNQTHQEDMGNFYSAGRDPLFYAHHCNVDRMWTIWKTLGGKRQDITDTDWLDAEFLFYDENAELVNCKVRDSLDTAKQLRYNYEPASLPWLFTKPTARKTKNKTKAKVAATQLTSKFPATFDSKTTVEVARPKPRKRSKKEKVDEEELLIIKDIEFEGNEAVKFDVFINDDAESLSRRDKSEFAGSFVHVPQGKTTKAKTKTNLKLGITDLLEDLGAEDDSSVLVTLVPRVSNSPITIGGFKIEYSS from the exons ATGGCCACTGCACCCTCTCCCACAACCATGGGCACTTACTCTTCTCTCATCTCCACCAATTCCTTCTCAACTTTCCTCCCAAACAAATCCCAACTTTCCTTATCTGGAAAAAGCAAGCACTACGTTGCACGTAGGTCATCAATCTCATGCAAAGCCACAAATAATAACAGTAGCAATAATCAAAatgaacaacaagaagaaTCTTCTCGTTTGTTGGGAAAATTGGACAGGAGAAATATCCTCATTGGCCTCGGTGGCTTGTATGGCGCCACCACCCTCGACCCGAAACCATTCGCCTTCGCCGACCCGATAGCCCCACCCGACTTAACCAAATGCCAGCTGGCCGAAATCACCACCGGAGGTGAAACCGTCCCCTGCTGCCCTCCTGTGACGACAAAGATCAAAACCTTCAAACCAGACCTGTCGATCCCGCTGCGGACGAGGCCCGCCGCCCAGCAAGTCACGGACGAGTACTTGGCCAAGTTCAAGAAAGCCCAGGCCGCCATGAGAGCCTTACCCGATGACGACCCACGTAGCATGGTGCAACAAGCTAAAGTTCACTGTGCCTACTGTAACGGTGCATATCCACAGGTAGGGTTTCCGGACAATGACCTCCAAGTTCACTTTTCATGGCTCTTCTTTCCCTTCCACCGCATGTACTTGTACTTCTACGAGAGAATCCTCGGCAAGCTCATTGATGACCCAACTTTCGCTCTTCCATACTGGAACTGGGACTCTCCAGCAG GCTTCCCAATTCCAGACATTTATACTGACACCAGCTCCCCACTCTACGACCAGTACAGAAACTCCGACCACCAGCCGCCGGTTCTGGTGGACCTCGGCTACGGTAAGACAAACGATGACGTGGACGACCAGACAAGAATAGACGAGAATCTGGCCATCATGTACCGTCAGATGGTTTCCGGTGCCAAAACCCCCGATCTGTTTTTCGGCCACGCGTACAGGGCTGGGGACCTAAACACGAAAAAATACCCCGGCACCATCGAGAACATGCCTCACAACAACATCCATCTATGGGTCGGCGACCCAAACCAGACCCACCAAGAGGACATGGGCAACTTCTACTCCGCCGGTCGTGATCCCCTGTTTTACGCCCACCATTGCAACGTGGACCGCATGTGGACCATCTGGAAAACCCTTGGAGGCAAGCGCCAGGACATCACCGACACCGATTGGCTCGACGCCGAGTTTCTGTTCTACGACGAGAACGCTGAGCTTGTGAACTGTAAGGTTCGGGACAGCCTCGACACAGCGAAGCAGCTTCGATATAATTACGAACCTGCGAGTCTTCCGTGGCTGTTCACAAAGCCAACCGCTCGTAAAACGAAGAACAAGACGAAAGCTAAGGTGGCTGCGACGCAGCTGACGTCGAAGTTCCCAGCCACGTTCGACTCAAAGACGACGGTTGAGGTGGCGAGGCCGAAGCCGAGGAAGAGGAGCAAGAAGGAGAAGGTTGATGAGGAGGAGCTGCTGATCATTAAGGACATTGAGTTCGAGGGTAACGAGGCGGTGAAGTTTGATGTGTTTATTAACGACGACGCTGAGTCGCTGAGTCGGAGGGACAAGTCCGAGTTTGCTGGGAGCTTCGTGCACGTGCCACAAGGGAAGACGACGAAGGCGAAGACGAAGACGAACCTGAAATTGGGGATAACGGACTTGTTGGAGGACTTGGGAGCGGAGGATGACAGCAGTGTGCTGGTGACTTTGGTGCCTAGGGTTTCGAACTCGCCGATCACCATTGGTGGGTTCAAGATCGAGTATTCTTCTTGA
- the LOC18781299 gene encoding polyphenol oxidase, chloroplastic yields the protein MQIKHYLLYAKIVVGSPTTTQWNIIKTAQLITIPFLQRQRNPPTMASSSIPPTATLTGPYSTKTLSSSSSITTSLSPFFPNKSQKPTKQCSVSVGGVRCQAKNGDNDHLDQGLGKLDRRNMLIGLGAGGLYGAAGLENNPFAFAAPVSAPDFTECGPADKPDGSTIDCCPPITKTIIDFKLPDPGPLRTRRPAQDLAKDPVYLAKYKKAVALMRALPDDDPRSLAQQAMVHCSYCDGGYPQVGFPDLEIQVHFCWLFYPFHRWYLYFYEKIMGELIGDPTFALPFWNWDAPAGMYIPEIFTDPTSSLYDQYRNAAHQPPKLLDLNYGGSDDDVDDATRIKENLTTMYQQMVSKATSHRLFYGEPYSAGDDASPGAGNIESIPHNNIHLWSGDPKQTNGENMGAFYSAGRDPLFYSHHSNVDRMWSIYKDLLGGTDIDKTDWLNTEFLFYDEKKNLVRVKVRDSLDTKKLGYVYDNKVPIPWLKAKPNPRKSQNQRKAAVSSGDLTTAFPATLSDKISVEVARPSTTKRTSEQKKAQDEVLVIKGIEFAGNEPLKFDVFVNDDADSEAGKDQSEFAGSFIHVPHKQKKNIKTNLRLSITKLLEELDAETDKSLVVTLVPKLGKGPITIGGFSIELLNTT from the coding sequence ATGCAAATTAaacattatttattatatgcaaAGATAGTAGTGGGCTCCCCCACCACAACACAGTGGAATATTATAAAAACAGCACAGCTGATAACCATTCCTTTCCtacaaagacaaagaaaccCACCTACTATGGCTTCATCTTCCATACCACCTACTGCTACGCTTACTGGCCCTTACTCCACTAAAACgctttcctcctcctcctccatcacaacctctctctctcccttcttcCCAAACAAGTCCCAAAAACCCACTAAGCAATGCTCTGTCTCTGTGGGTGGAGTCCGATGCCAAGCCAAAAATGGTGACAATGATCACCTGGACCAGGGTCTAGGAAAACTCGACAGAAGGAACATGCTCATTGGTCTAGGCGCCGGAGGGCTGTACGGGGCGGCAGGTCTTGAAAACAACCCGTTTGCTTTCGCTGCGCCCGTATCCGCCCCTGACTTTACCGAGTGCGGACCGGCGGACAAGCCAGATGGCTCTACCATTGACTGTTGCCCGCCCATCACCAAAACAATAATCGATTTCAAATTACCCGATCCGGGCCCACTCCGTACTAGGCGTCCGGCCCAGGACCTGGCAAAAGACCCAGTCTACTTGGCCAAGTACAAAAAGGCCGTCGCTCTCATGCGGGCGTTACCCGACGACGATCCTCGCAGCCTAGCCCAACAAGCCATGGTACACTGCTCCTACTGCGACGGTGGGTACCCGCAAGTCGGGTTCCCCGATCTGGAGATTCAAGTTCACTTCTGCTGGTTATTCTATCCGTTCCACCGCTGGTACCTCTACTTCTACGAGAAGATCATGGGGGAACTCATTGGCGACCCCACCTTCGCCCTCCCCTTTTGGAATTGGGACGCGCCAGCTGGCATGTACATTCCAGAGATCTTCACCGACCCCACCTCCTCCCTCTACGATCAGTACCGAAACGCAGCGCATCAGCCTCCAAAGCTCCTGGATCTCAATTACGGTGGGAGCGACGATGACGTGGATGACGCCACGCGAATCAAGGAGAATCTGACTACCATGTACCAACAGATGGTGTCCAAGGCCACGTCTCACCGCCTTTTCTATGGGGAGCCGTACAGCGCCGGTGACGACGCGAGTCCGGGAGCTGGAAACATTGAGAGTATCCCACATAACAATATCCATTTGTGGTCGGGCGACCCGAAGCAGACCAACGGAGAGAATATGGGAGCCTTTTACTCTGCGGGTCGGGATCCTCTGTTTTACTCCCACCACTCGAACGTGGATCGCATGTGGTCCATATATAAAGACTTGTTGGGCGGTACGGACATAGATAAAACTGATTGGCTGAACACCGAGTTCTTGTTCTACGACGAGAAAAAGAACCTCGTGCGTGTGAAGGTTCGGGACTCGCTCGACACCAAAAAGCTTGGGTACGTTTACGACAACAAAGTTCCGATCCCGTGGCTTAAGGCGAAGCCAAACCCTCGCAAATCGCAGAACCAGAGGAAGGCGGCGGTTTCGTCTGGCGATCTGACAACCGCGTTCCCGGCAACGCTGTCCGACAAGATCAGTGTTGAGGTGGCAAGGCCGTCGACGACGAAGCGGACGAGTGAGCAGAAGAAGGCGCAAGATGAGGTGTTGGTGATCAAAGGGATTGAGTTTGCCGGGAACGAGCCGTTGAAGTTTGACGTGTTCGTGAACGATGATGCGGACTCGGAGGCCGGGAAGGACCAGTCGGAGTTTGCAGGGAGTTTTATCCACGTACCGCATaagcagaagaagaatatAAAGACGAACCTGCGGCTGAGCATTACGAAGTTGTTGGAGGAATTGGATGCGGAAACGGACAAGAGTTTGGTGGTGACTTTGGTGCCGAAACTTGGAAAAGGGCCGATCACCATTGGTGGGTTCAGCATCGAGCTTCTTAACACCACCTGA